In Marasmius oreades isolate 03SP1 chromosome 1, whole genome shotgun sequence, one DNA window encodes the following:
- a CDS encoding uncharacterized protein (BUSCO:EOG09262MJW), with translation MSFDTLKQRYEAAGQGHLLKFWPQLSKGEQSSLTDQLDALDIERVNRIYMKAISAEKEVIDPNTVADSIQPLPEGASESVTNVIKVKEWRQIGLEAIARGEVGVLLMAGGQGTRLGSSAPKGCYDIGLPSHKSLFQYQAERIARLQTVAEQECNKSAGSVIIPWYVMTSGPTRRDTQNFFKTNKFFGLKADNVIFFEQGTLPCLTMDGKVLLETPSRVAVAPDGNGGVYAATRSPLSATDKSHTVLSNLADRKVLYVHAYCVDNCLVRVADPVFIGYSIQKQADCAAKVVPKTSPTESVGVVACRGDKFSVVEYSEISKEQAEKRDPKTGELAFRAGNIANHFYTTAYLNRVESFEHELAFHIARKKIPHVDLETGQVVKPKAPNGMKLELFVFDVFPFTERFAVLEVERKEEFSPLKNAPGTGSDDPETSRTDLLTQHQRFLESAGATVKDGVEIEISPLVSYAGEGLEPVKGKTFSKSGLVESVEELDALV, from the exons ATGTCTTTCGATACCCTCAAACAACGCTACGAGGCAGCTGGTCAAGGCCATCTGCTTAAATTCTGGCCACAACTGTCCAAAGGCGAGCAGAGCTCTCTTACTGATCAGCTCGATGCGCTCGATATCGAACGCGTCAATCGTATATACATGAAGGCCATCAGTGCAGAAAAAGAAGTTATAGACCCCAACACAGTCGCTGATTCGATCCAGCCTTTACCCGAAGGCGCGTCAGAGTCTGTTACGAACGTAATCAAAGTGAAGGAATGGAGGCAAATTGGTCTGGAGGCTATCGCACGCGGCGAAGTTGGGGTCCTCCTTATGGCTGGGGGGCAGGGTACGAGGTTGGGTAGCAGTGCCCCCAAAGGATGCTACGATATCGGACTACCATCACACAAATCACTCTTCCAGTATCAGGCTGAGCGTATTGCCAGGCTGCAGACCGTTGCCGAGCAGGAGTGCAACAAATCAGCGGGATCGGTAATCATTCCCTGGTATGTGATGACCAGTGGCCCAACTCGTCGCGACACGCAGAATTTTTTCAAGACAAACAAGTTCTTTGGATTGAAAGCGGACAATGTCATCTTCTTCGAGCAAG GAACACTTCCATGCCTTACGATGGATGGCAAGGTGCTTCTTGAAACCCCATCTCGCGTCGCTGTAGCCCCTGACGGCAATGGTGGAGTCTATGCCGCTACTCGTTCTCCCCTCTCCGCCACCGACAAATCTCACACCGTTCTAAGTAATCTAGCGGATCGAAAGGTCCTTTACGTGCATGCGTACTGTGTGGACAACTGCCTCGTTCGCGTTGCCGATCCAGTCTTTATCGGATATAGTATCCAAAAACAGGCAGACTGCGCTGCTAAAGTGGTGCCGAAGACTTCACCCACCGAGTCCGTTGGGGTTGTCGCTTGCCGTGGAGATAAATTTAGTGTCGTGGAATACTCCGAAATCTCCAAGGAGCAGGCAGAGAAACGAGACCCAAAGACAGGAGAACTCGCGTTCCGAGCGGGTAACATTGCAAACCATTTCTACACCACTGCTTACCTCAACCGAGTCGAGAGCTTCGAGCACGAGCTTGCATTCCACATTGCCCGCAAGAAAATTCCCCACGTGGATCTCGAGACTGGCCAGGTTGTAAAGCCCAAGGCACCAAACGGGATGAAGCTGGAACTGTTCGTCTTCGACGTCTTCCCCTTCACTGAACGATTCGCTGTGCTCGAAGTCGAAAGGAAGGAGGAGTTCAGCCCACTGAAAAACGCTCCCGGTACTGGTTCAGACGACCCAGAAACCAGTCGTACCGACTTGCTCACCCAGCACCAGCGATTCTTGGAAAGTGCAGGTGCTACAGTGAAGGATGGAGTGGAAATCGAAATTTCGCCTTTGGTGAGTTATGCCGGTGAAGGGCTTGAACCTGTAAAAGGGAAGACGTTTTCGAAATCGGGGTTGGTGGAGTCTGTCGAAGAGTTAGATGCTTTAGTCTAG
- a CDS encoding uncharacterized protein (BUSCO:EOG09263OCO) codes for MSPETDKGRISTTEGFILGGIAACIAVTISNPAEVVKTRLQLQGELAKGGAPKVYNHALDALAKTWKNEGLRGVQRGLGAAYMYQILLNGSRLGFYEPFRRNINLIFGRPVEEQIPFTSVLAGATSGAVGASLGNPLFLIKARMQAYSPALPVGTQHYYKSPFDAFSTIFRAEGPRGLVRGIDAAILRTSMGSSVQLPSYNFTKTQLAKHGILPEGSTWTFLASSTVSGACVCLAMQPADTALTRMYNQPTTRTPDGKLVGALYRNPIDCLWKTFKAEGIRGWYKGSTAHFMRIAPHTIVTLTANDLIINIYKKVRRKENDS; via the exons ATGTCGCCTGAAACAGACAAGGGTCGAATCTCCACTACAGAAGGCTTCATTCTCGGGGGGATAGCAGCATGCATAGCA GTCACCATCTCCAATCCCGCAGAGGTCGTAAAAACGCGTCTACAGCTACAGGGTGAATTGGCCAAGGGGGGTGCGCCAAAGGTGTATAACCACGCTCTTGATGCATTGGCGAAAACATGGAAAAATGAGGGATTGAGAGGAGTGCAGCGAGGTCTTGGGGCAGCT TACATGTATCAA ATCCTGTTAAATGGATCCCGTTTAG GATTTTACGAACCTTTCCGTCGTAACATCAACCTCATATTTGGAAGGCCTGTAGAGGAACAGATACCCTTTACCTCCGTCCTGGCAGGAGCAACAAGTGGTGCAGTTGGAG CATCTCTCGGTAACCCACTGTTTCTGATAAAAGCCAGGATGCAG GCATACTCTCCCGCGTTGCCCGTTGGAACACAACATTACTATAAAAGCCCATTCGACGCGTTCTCCACCATATTTCGTGCAGAAGGTCCACGCGGACTGGTGCGAGGGATAGACGCAGCGATTCTACGGACATCTATGGGCTCGTCAGTTCAATTACCCAGTTACAATTTCACGAAGACGCAGTTGGCGAAACATGGCATCCTGCCCGAGGGTAGCACCTGGACTTTCTTAGCCAGCAGTACGGTCTCGGGGGCGTGTGTG TGTCTTGCTATGCAACCTGCCGATACT GCGTTGACGAGAATGTACAACCAACCAACCACTCGCACCCCAGATGGAAAGTTAGTCGGAGCTCTTTACAGAAATCCCATCGATTGCCTTTGGAAAACGTTCAAAGCAGAAGGCATACGAGGATGGTATAAAGGATCTACCGCCCACTTCATGAGGATAGCACCGCACAC GATTGTGACATTGACCGCCAACGACCTCATTATTAATATCTACAAGAAGGTTCGCCGTAAGGAAAACGATAGCTGA
- a CDS encoding uncharacterized protein (BUSCO:EOG09263G4R), translating into MDDSFKIPSDIPQDLILIQSIVGIDEHAESQPNNKDPPRTSSSSSSDDSIASSGSEVDSEDEIETELVVKVEEKEGEEKDLLNVLASDSDSDSDDSSSSSELADIKSPKGDPQRKDKNVKEDMEEEDSGPPPAIQSYFQTKSEVSEHAINVPDIEEVDQNEDLEKVGDIMNIVENVVIVKGSPSAIANKRAETALDSDTLLVFDNRKVLGYIYETFGPTTQPLYQVRFNSTYPLDPEKVRVSREVFHVPQRSNFVFTRQIAAFKGSDASNMNDEEPADHELEFSDDEAEAEHRRNLKKKRGGSRASSRQSTPTPAHMRDQDLNDVYHMGKDAYAERGPYDADYGGQAPSRPAPRPYNDPYSDEFSVPSSSTTASSPIHSASQPGSATGSQLEDEMRNRVRGSRGRGGQGRRRSGVFDRSQNRSQTPSETRHNDVHASYPFGPQHHAQQYQFPHLQQQMPQWPYPPNMSTDMQFSGISFQQHSTQPHINPLFASQFGLPMGFGQMQHSPPSMRPEQSMSVPSAANPASHWSDQFTVYDGSEQGGFTNKGSHQSIR; encoded by the exons ATGGATGACTCTTTCAAAATTCCCTCTGACATTCCTCAAGACTTGATACTTATCCAAAGCATTGTTGGGATAGACGAACATGCGGAGTCTCAGCCAAATAACAAGGATCCTCCACggacctcttcctcttcctcttcggatGATTCCATAGCAAGCTCTGGCAGTGAAGTTGACAGTGAAGACGAAATAGAAACAGAGCTTGTAGTAAAGgtggaagaaaaggaaggtgaagaaaagGACCTTCT CAATGTCCTTGCATCCGACTCTGACTCCGACTCCGATGATTCGTCAAGTTCATCTGAATTGGCGGACATTAAGTCGCCAAAAGGTGATCCCCAACGAAAAGACAAGAATGTTAAAGAGGAcatggaagaggaggacTCTGGTCCACCCCCAGCAATACAGTCATACTTTCAAACAAAGAGCGAGGTATCAGAACACGCCATAAACGTGCCAGACATTGAGGAAGTAGATCAAAATGAGGACTTGGAGAAAGTAGGCGACATAATGAACATCGTCGAAAACGTTGTTATTGTCAAGGGATCTCCGTCGGCAATCGCGAACAAAAGGGCCGAAACAGCTCTTGATTCTGATACGTTACTAGTTTTTGATAATAGGAAAGTGCTAGGTTAT ATttatgaaacttttggcccaACGACTCAGCCTCTCTATCAAGTGAGGTTCAATTCGACGTATCCTCTGGATCCAGAAAAAGTACGCGTTTCTCGTGAAGTTTTCCACGTGCCACAGCGGAGCAATTTCGTGTTCACACGTCAAATCGCGGCGTTCAAGGGCAGCGATGCAAGTAATATGAACGACGAAGAACCAGCAGATCATGAATTGGAGTTTTCTGACGATGAAGCAGAGGCAGAGCATAGGAGGAATCTTAAGAAGAA ACGTGGTGGAAGCAGGGCATCGTCCAGACAGTCGACTCCTACGCCGGCCCATATGCGTGATCAGGACCTGAATGATGTCTACCATATGGGCAAGGATGCCTACGCAGAAAGAGGACCATACGATGCAGATTACGGAGGACAGGCTCCGTCGCGTCCAGCGCCCAGGCCATATAATGACCCTTATTCCGATGAATTCTCGGTTCCTTCATCTAGTACAACAGCTTCATCACCAATTCACTCAGCAAGCCAACCAGGCTCAGCTACTGGTTCTCAGCTCGAGGATGAAATGCGGAACCGGGTGCGAGGGTCCAGGGGTAGAGGTGGCCAGGGCCGACGTAGGAGTGGTGTATTCGATCGCTCCCAGAATCGCTCCCAGACACCTTCCGAAACCAGACATAACGATGTTCACGCCTCGTACCCCTTTGGTCCTCAACATCATGCACAACAGTATCAGTTCCCCCATCTGCAGCAACAAATGCCACAATGGCCTTACCCACCTAACATGTCGACTGACATGCAATTCTCTGGCATATCTTTCCAGCAGCATTCTACTCAGCCTCATATCAATCCGCTGTTTGCTTCTCAATTCGGGTTGCCAATGGGTTTTGGTCAAATGCAGCATTCTCCACCCAGCATGCGTCCTGAGCAATCCATGAGCGTTCCTTCTGCGGCAAACCCAGCTTCACACTGGAGCGATCAGTTTACTGTGTATGACGGCTCTGAACAAGGTGGATTCACGAACAAGGGCAGCCACCAATCTATAAGGTGA
- a CDS encoding uncharacterized protein (MEROPS:MER0043985), whose product MHKAGRSLARGIARNAFRDIHLKPTEPSQAQVTTLPNKIRVVTDPIPGHFASLGLYLDAGSRYETPENAGVSHFLDRMAFKGTHNRSTEEMAAAMHSMGGQILCSSSREAIMYQSSHFSQASPLALDLIADTVLNPSFFPEEIEAQRDAASYELRELASKPEMILPEILHTIAYNHTGLGNLMLCPEDRIDLIDSAILRKTMQQWYTPERMVIAGAGIHHQELVELVDKHFSSLKTSPSSPLPSQPSRGTNPTYQAPSNLLSTPNPSVTKTLSRAASYLFPNSSVDPPVVPSSRYTGGHHFIHDPEGEFDHLYIAFEGTGIHDDDIYVLATMQILLGGGGSFSAGGPGKGMYSRLYTHILNLFQAVDHCASFHHIYTDSSLFGLFASFVPSASGIRGGSTPSHMLPHLVNQLSLLVHRSVPEIELSRAKNQLRSSLMMAMESRSIQVEDLGRQVLVHDRPVPVTEMTDKIAQVTAEDVRRVAVRIFGPQSGNKPTIVCQGHEDVKDWRTVFKKYGIAA is encoded by the exons ATGCACAAAGCTGGAAGGTCTCTTGCTCGTGGAATAGCGAGAAATGCATTCAGGGATATCCATCTAAAACCAACAGAACcttctcaagctcaagtcaCCACTCTGCCCAACAAAATTCGCGTTGTGACCGATCCTATACCTGGTCATTTCGCTTCACTTGGTCTCTATTTGGATGCTGGGTCGAGGTATGAAACTCCAGAAAATGCCGGAGTCAGTCACTTTTTGGATAGAATGGCTTTCAAA GGCACTCACAATAGGTCGACCGAAGAAATGGCCGCGGCAATGCACTCTATGGGTGGACAGATACTGTGCTCCTCATCTCGAGAGGCTATAATGTATCAGTCATCTCATTTCTCCCAAGCATCTCCCCTCGCACTTGATTTAATCGCGGATACAGTCCTCAACCCGTCTTTTTTCCCCGAAGAAATCGAGGCTCAAAGGGATGCTGCGAGCTACGAGCTTCGTGAACTAGCTTCTAAACCCGAAATGATCCTTCCCGAGATACTCCATACCATCGCATATAACCACACCGGTCTTGGGAATCTTATGTTATGCCCAGAGGATCGGATAGACCTTATTGACAGTGCAATCCTCCGAAAAACCATGCAGCAATGGTATACACCAGAACGGATGGTTATTGCCGGGGCTGGAATACACCATCAAGAATTGGTTGAGCTGGTTGACAAACATTTCTCGTCGTTGAAAACctccccttcctctccaCTACCCTCACAACCATCGAGAGGGACAAATCCTACATATCAGGCCCCTTCCAATCTTTTATCCACGCCGAATCCCTCCGTTACAAAAACTCTATCTCGGGCCGCATCGTATCTATTCCCCAACTCATCTGTGGACCCTCCGGTAGTTCCCTCATCCCGCTACACTGGTGGTCATCACTTTATACACGATCCTGAGGGTGAATTCGATCACCTCTACATCGCTTTCGAAGGGACCGGCATCCATGACGACGATATATATGTCCTCGCCACCATGCAAATCCTCCTTGGGGGTGGTGGAAGCTTCTCCGCGG GTGGACCTGGAAAGGGAATGTACTCTCGACTTTACACCCACATATTAAACCTCTTTCAGGCGGTCGACCATTGCGCATCTTTCCATCACATATACACAGACTCCTCTCTTTTCGGATTGTTTGCCTCCTTCGTTCCATCTGCGTCAGGTATCCGAGGCGGTAGCACCCCTTCACACATGCTTCCCCATCTAGTCAATCAGTTAAGCCTGTTAGTGCACCGAAGCGTACCAGAAATCGAGCTTTCGCGGGCGAAGAATCAACTGAGATCCAGTTTAATGATGGCAATGGAAAGCCGGTCGATCCAAGTTGAGGACCTTGGTAGACAG GTCCTCGTGCACGATCGTCCAGTCCCCGTCACGGAAATGACTGACAAGATCGCTCAGGTTACAGCTGAAGATGTCCGCCGCGTCGCTGTACGGATATTCGGACCACAATCGGGTAATAAGCCCACTATAGTGTGTCAGGGCCATGAGGACGTTAAGGATTGGCGAACCGTCTTTAAGAAGTACGGTATAGCCGCATAG